In Aquila chrysaetos chrysaetos chromosome 2, bAquChr1.4, whole genome shotgun sequence, the following are encoded in one genomic region:
- the TMED10 gene encoding transmembrane emp24 domain-containing protein 10, with amino-acid sequence MPLPLPGRPRLGQAPLLPPLLLLVLLVGPARPISFQLPGKARKCLREEIHRDTLVTGEYEIGAPQGSSTGPSANLKITDSAGHILYAKEDATKGKFAFTTEDYDMFEACFESKLPVGTGRMPDQLVTLDMKHGVEAKNYEEIAKVEKLKPLEVELRRLEDLSESIVNDFAYMKKREEEMRDTNESTNTRVLYFSIFSMCCLIGLATWQVFYLRRFFKAKKLIE; translated from the exons AtgccgctgccgctgcccggccgcccccgcctcGGGCAGGCCCCGCTcctgccgccgctgctgctgttggtgctgctggtgggccCGGCGCGGCCCATCTCCTTCCAGCTGCCGGGCAAGGCGCGGAAGTGCCTGCGGGAGGAGATCCACCGCGACACGCTGGTCACGGGCGAGTACGAGATCGGCGCCCCGCAGGGCTCCTCCACCGGACCCTCCGCCAACCTCAAG ATAACTGACTCAGCTGGGCACATCCTGTATGCCAAGGAGGATGCCACTAAGGGCAAGTTTGCCTTCACCACTGAAGACTATGATATGTTTGAGGCCTGCTTTGAGAGCAAGCTTCCTGTGG GAACAGGGAGGATGCCGGACCAGCTCGTGACTCTGGATATGAAGCATGGAGTTGAAGCAAAGAACTACGAGGAG ATCGCGAAAGTGGAGAAGTTAAAGCCTCTGGAAGTAGAATTGAGGCGCCTGGAAGATCTTTCAGAGTCCATTGTTAATGACTTTGCCTACATGAAGAAACGAGAAGAGGAGATGAGGGATACGAACG AGTCGACAAACACCCGGGTTCTgtacttcagcattttctccatGTGCTGTCTCATCGGACTGGCCACGTGGCAGGTTTTCTACCTGCGTCGCTTCTTCAAGGCCAAGAAACTGATTGAGTAA